The Vitis vinifera cultivar Pinot Noir 40024 chromosome 16, ASM3070453v1 DNA segment CATCCATGTTTTTTAATTATCCGTAGTTTGAATTTATCAGTTTTCAACATATCTATACTCACGAGTTATGCACAAATCAGAAGCTTTAATCCTAGCAATTTCATTGGCAATGATGGGCTCTGTGGGGCTCCTCTTACAGATGCTTGTGCTGGAGATTATGCACAACAAAGCCAAATATCGGGCAATGTTAATGAAGATGATGAATGGATCGAAATGAAGTGGTTCTATCTGAGCATGCCATTGGGGTCTGTGGTGGGTTTTTGGCCTGTTTTGGGTCCATTAGTATTCAACAAGGTGTGGGGCCATACTTGATTTTCAATTGTTAGATGATATGAAATCCAAATTATTGGGATGGTTGTAAATACAGATAGTTTTAAGACCTTGTTTCCGTGGTATTATAAATAGTATTTGGTAGTTTTCTTCCACTCATATCCTAATTTTCCCGTTGTGACTTTTCATTTTGGTTGCTGAGATAAATCTAACATGGAGTTTTCATTACTCATAgatgtgaaaaaataaatatctggATAGAAATGTCAGTCTTAACACATCTGATTAAGAGAAATGTTATGCATTGCAAACAGATCTCATGCCATGAATGTAAATctgtgaaataaaattttgagtaaTCGCAAAAAGCCCCTTAAAAAGTCCTACTTTCCTTGTTTCTTTCTTCCTAGATGACACCCATCCCAAGTGGTTccttgatttaaaaattttattttctttcctaacCTTTACTCAATTTTTTTGGCAGCCAAAAATGGGTGTAGCTCAGCTCCTTTTTCAATAGATTCCTTTCTATTGTAATTGTTGTTGTTCTTATATTTAATggagttttcttttttacaaaCAAGGAAAAATCCAAGATCCACGGTTGAAGTATCTGAGTTCAGCATTTTCAAGCAACTTCCACAATGATAATTGAAGAacataaactatttttgaaaggtTGAATTTGCtgattgttttcttttcttacataTATTGTTACAacgttgaaaaaataaaataaaaacaataccTACTTTCTTTGCACATTGGCAGATTGCATTATCTACTTCTCATGTAGAGATTCTACTTTGGCATGGATTGTATGCTGGCTGAGTTGGAGTTTCCTTTAtcaatattcatatttatttcaaCCTGCTCGCATATTCAATCTTATCATCTTGACTCCATTCTCTATCTTTGATTTACCATTTATTATCTATTTGTGGCTTCAACTTGGACTTGTCTTTTTTCATGAACTTGCTGCCCAAGTACTTTGTAACCTCACTGCAGTTCACTCCATTCAGTTTCCACAAAGTTGATTACCATGGTTTGTGGTAGCTGCTCTCGAATAGGATTTAGAATCCTTCAAACTTTTAATTATGCCTTAGTTCAAACGTTTGTAATGATTGCTTGTCAAAGAAGGAAATTAATCATAATGCCAGATCAAAGGATTAACAATGGCAAAGACTGAAAGTTTCTTTGAGACCGGCTATGAGTAACAATTGATAAAGGCACATTgacagaaagaaaaataaatcagttAATTCAGAATATGAAAGTTTTGATCCATGAAATACACATTAAGGTCAGGCTTATGGCAGATTTCTTTATTCCTGGTATCACTATAAGTATATAGCCTAAGCCCTTGCTTCCTACAACGCACCATTGGAAAATTTCCTTGCCGATTCATCTGTTGCAGAAATAGTTCTATGGAGAGGAAAAGTATTGGAGATGTGGTGGTTCTGTGGCTTTGGTTTCTGTCCTTAGCAACTATAAACATCCAGTTTAGTTTGAGTGATGGAACTTCAGATGTCATCtgcagtgcaagagaaagaagagCACTCCAGAGAATCAAACAAGGCCTTGTGGATCAGGGAAACTACCTCTCTTCATGGACCCGTGAAGCCTGCTGTTCATGGAAAGGCATTGGCTGTGACAACATAACTAGGCATGTTGTCAAGATCAACCTCAGTCGTGAGCCCATGGAAGGAGCTTTCTTGGGTGGGGATATAAGTACTTCTTTGTTGGACCTGAACCATCTTCAGTACCTGGACCTCAGTTGGAACAGCTTTGAAGGACTTCAGATTCCAGAATTCCTTGGTTCCCTGACAGGTTTAAGGTATCTTAATCTCTCCAATGCAGGTTTGACTGGTGATGTTCCTCGTCAACTTGGAAAACAGTCGAGCTTACAGTATCTTGATATTGGAGGCATTTCTCTGGATACCGAGAACCTTGACTGGATCTCCTCTTTCCGTCCTTGAAGTTCTTGACATGAGCTGGGTGGACCTAAACAAAGCGTCTAATTGGCTACAAGCAATGAATACGCTCCATTCTTTGTCAGTTCTAATCTTGTCTGACTGTGGGCTCGATAGCATCAATCCTCTTCCAGTTGTGAATTTTTCGTCTCTCCTGCACTGTCCTTGACCTCTCAGAGAATCAATTTGTTTCTCCAACATTTGACTGGTTTTCTAACCTTGGATCACTGCTTCACTTGATCTAAGTTCCAATAACTTCCATGGACCAATTCCTACCACTCTTTGCAACTTAACTGCTCTAAGATCCCTTCATCTTTTCAATAACAGCTTACTTCTACTATACCTGATTGCTTGAGGCACCTAACTAGCCTTGAAAGTATCGactttttataaaacaattttaatggaATCCTTCTGGTTTCCATCAGAAACCTTACTTCACTTGTAGCTGAAGACCTGTCAAACAATGCCCTTGAAGGGGAAAGCCCAAGATCATTGGGAGAACATTGCAATCTACAAAGGCTAGATTTGTCATCTAATAAACTTGTCAAAGGTTTAGAGTTTCTAGACCTTGGTGCAGATGAAGTTTCAGGTCATTTTTTGAAATGCTTATCAGTTCTTTCTGATGGGAATAGTTCATCTTCTGGACCAACATCTGTATCTGTAAGAGGCTTGTCATCCTTGAGTTACTTAGATATGTCCGGGAATTCTCAGAAGGGTATAGTGTCTGGAAAGTACTTCGCTAATTTGACAAGGTTGAAATATTTACATGCTTCTTCAAACTCGTTTACATTGCAAGTAGGTTCTGACTGGAATCCTCCATTCCaactagaaattttgaaaatgggatATTGGCAGTTGGGGCCTTTATTTCCTGCATCTGCAAACGCAAAAGGATCAGATGGATCTAGACATATCCAGAGTATGAGTACGGTGGTTCTCTTCCCCTTCTAACTGGATTAATAGACCTCTCATGCAACAACTTATCGAGTGAGATACCAGAAGAAATGACCCGTCTTCAAGGTTTGATGTTCTTGAACCTGTCTGTAAATCATCTTGAAGGACAACTTCCTATGGAGATCGGCGCCATGACATCCTTGGAGTCTCTTGATCTCTCCAGGAACAAACTTTCGGGTGTTATTCCACAAAGCCTTGCAGGTATATCATTCTTGAGCCATTTAAATGTGTCGTACAATAACTTCTCAGGCAGAATTCCATCAGGCACTCAAATCCAAGGCTTTAATGCGAGCTGTTTTATTGGTAATCTTGAGCTCTGTGGGCCGCCTCTCAGAGAAACTTGTATTGGAGATGATCTCCCAGAGGTTCCAATACCAGGGCCTGCTGATGAAGAGGACGATGATGATTGAATCGAAATGAAGTGGTTCTATATGAGCATGCCACTGGGGTTTGTAGTTGGTTTTTGGGCTATTTTGGGTCCATTGGCAATCAGAAAGGCATGGAGGGATGCCGATTTCCTGTTATTTGTGTTTCATAAATGCAAATTTAAGGGTCTCTTTGGATGTAGACTCATCACACACGGCTAACCATTCATTGATTTTTCATGTGTGCTCcttttggttgccgagaaaagcTAGTCTGATGGGACAAAAGAGTGCTGGGAAAGTGTGTTCTTCACAGTGACTTCAAGGAAAGTCCTGATCAACCCTTAGGGCCAATCCAAAGTTTTACCACTGAGATGATTATGTGTTGGAAATTTGATTATGAAACGCAAGGCACTTTTTCATGGTTTCTTCAATATATATAAGCATACAAggcattttttcatatttaaattccCATAGagaattttattcctaaaaacgATTAtgagaaatataatattttccatTGAGTTAATCCATGTCTacaagggaaataaaaaataaaaatgtaaacaTGCATTTTAATAATGCTTTAGAAATTGCTCTGTTTGCATCAGCAACAGCCTCTGCTCAAAAAATTGACAAAGTTAGCCAGCAGCCTCTCATAAGGAGAACTTGATTTGCATGTTGCACAAAAATTAATGTGAATGGTACCATAAATCAAGAcaagataattaaaaacaagcatacataaaaatgaataaatatatatagtcATAAGCCTATCTTCATCTCTtccttttccttaattttttcaacaacCAATCAAAGGTGaaagaaatagaataaaattcaatatcaaaataacataacaaatAGACTCAAAGTGGTCTTTTAGTTCCCAcaattttctcatcaaataaGAATAACAAAAACCGCAAACAAGATAAATGCAGtagccttcttttttttcctttgtttacttttcttttttctttttttcgttctttttttttttttggttgcccTCAATTTTCTCAAAAAGACAGAAACCTAATGTTGGTTCATTATGTCCATAGAAGTAAATTCCATGCATTCCCCACTCGACTAAGCCGCTCCACTTAATTTAACATCTTTTTTCAATCtcaagtaacaaaaaaaaaaaaaaaaaaaaacctaaaagcaaattttcttttgttaaatagaaaaaagagtGATCCAAGaataagttttcaaaaacaataataaaaaatagataggCATTGTAAATAGTGTCAATCTTGTTGACATTATCCTTGTTGGCAGCCTTACTCTTATTCTAATAGTGTCTCAACCTTCAACAATTCTAATATTCACTTTCTTTCTTACTCTTGTCATGCTAGACATTCCTAGGATTTCTTGATTTTCACATGCCATTTCTCAATTTAGATATGTCCTATCCAttacattttttcttatttctacCTCCGCTCTCCATgtttaatattgattttgagTTGGAAATACATTTTTCATGCTTCATGATCACCACAATTATGATCATGTCCACTATCTTCAAAAGCACCAATTTGGATTTCCTAGATGAACTAGTGATTGAGGTAAAAACTCCCTTCCAACTCTCAAGTAATAAGGATTAATGAGGATtgaatttcatcatcaaatttaatgtcaattgaatttaattcaCCTATGGTCtcattaaatttattaaggTGTTGCTTGAAATCCTATTCTCAGACATCTTCAAATTAAATAGCTTCTTATCCAAGTGTACCTTATTTGTTGTAGAAGGCTATTAGTACATACTGGCTAGGGCGGTCTATTGTGTTTTTGATTTTTACATTGAAAGCAATCGATTTCTACAAGGTTAATCTAATCACACTAATGGCTTTGCAATTGAGCAAATCCTATTCCTTTTCATCCATCAACTTTGGTTTCCCTcgtaaaaatagatataaaccTTTTTTACATAGATAATCCTCCATTTACATCTTCCAGAAACTAAAATTCATACTATCAAACTTCTCTATTTTGTGTGAATCCTTCTCTAATCCCATTACTTCCACAGAAATGGCGATTGGTCAAACACGTTAAGTTTGGATTTGTGAACCTAGGTGCTCTTATACTATTTGCTAACACAACTACACACATAcacaacaaaaataagaaaaaagaaagatatttttaatGTGGTCCGACAATCAATGTCATCCCTACTATTATGGGGCACACCAACACTCAAGAATTCACTAATTAAATAAAGATAGAAAAGTTACAATGATGAAGGCTCTCTTTCTCCTCTCAATTGCAACTACAcacagtattttttttttcacttatttacaaaaacttaaattataaaaGGGTTAAATGCAATAACTAAAAggacaaaattattatttcaaaaaataaaaaaaataaaaaaaataaaaaaattctccaaGAATGTTGGAGAAATTACAGGTATGAAGCTGGAGGTATAATGAAGAAAAGCTGCAGATATGAAAGAGAGAAGCTGATAAATTTTATTCCAGTTGAGATGAGATAtttatacaagaaaaataaaaaattcttcctATATTTTCTGCATATTTATTTTGGTTGTTACACctgtttttgaaatttaaaacaaacgAAGTCATAATAAACTTGAGCTAATCTTCAGCAAAGACTAAGTCTTCAAGGCTTGGAATCTGGAATGCCAACAACTGAACACTCCTCCTTGGCATTCAGATGACAAACACCTATCTTCTTCTTAAGAGCTTCAAACCTTACCATTGGTAAAGGCTTTGTGAATATATCTACGAGTTGATTTTCAGAGGAACAATGAACAAGTAACACTTCATTGGATTGTTGAACTTCTCTAATAAAATGATACTTGATCTTAATATGCTTTGTTCGACCATGAAACATAGGATTTTTCGAAATTGATACTGCAGAAATGTTGTGACACATAATGTTGGTTGCTTCAACTTACTCTTGCCCCAAGTCTTTCAGTATTTTTCTTAACTATAAAGCTTGATTTACAGCGGATGCAACAACAACGTATTCTGCCTCTACTATGGATTGGGTTGTGGTTTTTGGTTTCTTTAAGCTCCAAGTGAAAAAACCTGAGCCTAGGGAGAATAAGTACCTTGAAATACTTCTTGAATAATCAACACAACCACCCCAATCGCTGTTGGAGTAGCTTAACAACTTTAAATCACCTTCTgcagattttgaaaattgaactcCAAGAGCAATAGTTACCTTGATGTACTTTAATACTCTTTTAGCTGCCGAAAAATGTTTCTCACTTGGTGAGTGCATGAACTTGGAAAGCACACTAACAACAAATAGTATGTTAGGTTTGCTAGCTGTTAGGTATAAAATGCTACTAATTAAGCTTCTATATAAGCCTTCATCTATTTTCTCGGAGCCGTCATCCTTGCTTAACTTCTCGTTGGTTGTCATAGGAGTAGACACAGGCTTGCAATCTTgcactttaaattttttcagcACATCCATAGCACACCTCTGTTGGCATATGAAAATTCCTGAACATGATTGCATCACTTCCATTCCCAAAAAGTACTTCATAACTCCAAGATCAGTCATTTCAAAGACTTTGTTCATCTCATCCTTGAAACTTTGAATTAACCCGGGTTAATTTCCTATAACAAgcatgtcgtctacataaagAGAGACTATTAAAAGCTGGACATAATCAGTTTTTACATATAAGGTTACTTCACTCTGACTTCTAACAAAACCAAGTTTAGTCATATGTTTGCCCATGGTTTCATACCAAGCCCTGGGGAGCCTGTTTCAAGCCATACAATGCCTTCCTTAGAAGGTACAATAGTCCTATTTGCCTGGAGCCACAATCCCATCTGGTTGCTATACACATATCTCTTCATCAACAAATCCATTTAAGAAGGCATATTTAACATCTAACTGATGAATATGCTAAGAATTTTGAGCAGCAAGTACAAAAAGTAACCTGATAGTGTCATACCTTGccacaggagcaaaagtctcctaaTAATCAACACCATACTATTGAGCATATCCCTTCACCACTAGCCTAGCTTTGTGCTTGCATATCGAACCATCAGGATTgagttttattttgaaaacccATTTCACTCTGATCACCTTGTGATTTTTAGGTCTCTCCATAACCTGCCAGGTTTCATTCTTATaaattatcttcatttattctTGCATTGTTCTCCTCCATGCTTCAGAATCTTTGGCTTCTACATAACTTCCTCTCCGAGACACCATTTTTTTGTTGAGTGTATGGAGTTGTTAGCTGACGTTTGATGCCTGAAGTACTACAAAACTCAACAAATTGACTGGAGGTATATTTCGTACCATTGTCGGACCTTAAGATTTTAATGCTCAAGTTGCTTTGATTTTCTACAAGGGCTTTGAATTGTTTGAAAACATAGAATACTTCCTTCTTTAGTTTGATTAAATATACCAACACATTTTGGTATAGTCATCTATAAAGAGAATGAAGCATTTGTTACCACTCAAAGAAGTTGTTTTCATGGGACCACAAACATCGGTGTGTCTGAGTTGAAGCTTTTCGGTGGCTTTCCATGATTGATTATTTTTGAATGGCAACCTTGCTTGTTTGCCTTGTTGACAAATCTCACATATTTGAGCTTCATCAGATACGTTTGGCATGTCTTCCACCAACTCAAGTTTTTTTAGCTCTACTAAGCTCATTTGGTTATAGTGTCCAAACCGTTTATGCCATAGGTCTGAAACACTTTGAGTAACTCCAGCATATGCATATTCAACAACATTCTCTCAATTGATGGCAAAACTCTTGTTTTTCATCTCCATACAAAGCAATTTCTCTCCATAGGGATCAAAGATGATGCACTGGTTGTCTTTGAATTCCATGGAATATTGCTTTTCAAGCATTTGACCTACACTCAATTGATTTTGACTAATATCAGGTACAAATAACACATCAGAGATGAGCTTGATACCTGAATTTGTTTTGATAGCAATCGTGCCCCTTCTCTTAACATCCACGTATCCACCATTGCCAACTTTCACCGTAGAGTTGTAGGTTTTGTCAAGGTCCTTGAATATTGTAGCATTGTGACACATGTGGTGTGTGCATCCACTATCAATGAGCCAATCATTATAAGAGTCTTAAATTGAGAAACATGATGTTACAAAGAGTTTCTCCTCCTGCAAATCTGCATAAGCAACTTGTGCTTGCTGAGATTGAGGaccttcatttttaaatttgcaGACTTTGGTAACCTGCCCAAGCTATTTGCAGTTTCCGCACATTGTGTCTGGCCTCCACTAACAACATTTCTCCAGATGCGTAGTCTTCTTGCAATGTGAGCAGGTTGGACGTTTCTTCTATTGGGGCCCTTCTTTGTTGTTCTTCTCTCTgcttttacttttcttcttgATAAACTAGTTTTTGTCTTTATTAGATTGTAGGGACTGCATTTGAACAGCACCTTCTGTGACGTTCTCTAGCCACAAAGCTCTTCTTTGCTCTTGTGCTTGGAGTGCATGCATTAGTTCAGCAAGTGAAATTTGTGAAAGGTCCCTAGATTCTTCAAGAGATGAAATCTTGGACTTAAACCTCTCAGGAAGTGTCACAAGAACCTTCTCCATGATCCTCGCATCAAAAAATTCTTCACCAAGCGACCTGATTTTGTTAACAATCAAAGCAATTCTGTCAGAATACTTGGTGATAGTTTCATCTTCTTGCATGGTTAGAGACTCGAAATCCCTTTTCAAATTCAGTACTTGTATTTGTTTGGTTCTATCACTTCCTTGATACTCCAATTTAAGCTTGTCCCAGGCTTCTTTGGTTGTTTTACAATtcttaattatatgaaatattgaGTCAGCAATTGAATTTTGGATTAAAGTCTTAGCTTTAAACTTTTTGGTCTTTTCATCAGTATGAGCTTTGATTTGTTCTAAGGTAGGATTCGCCGGAAGTGGAGCTATTGGTTTATCTTTAGCTACAACTTCCCAAAGATCAAATGCTTCTAGGTATGTTTGCATCTTTACGGACCAAATTTGATAGTTTTCTCCTGCAAAGATTTGAGGAGCTAACAAAGAGATGCTGCTAGTTGCCATTTTCTAGTGTGGTTTCAAATGGGTTATGAAGTGAACGTTCTTAGTTTTCTCTCAAAACACAGGTCCTGTAAGACCAactatggctctgataccacttgttggaGAAATTACAGGTATGAAGCTACAGgtataaagaagaaaagttgCAGATATGATAGAGAGAAGCTGataaattttattccatttgagatgagatatttatacaagaaaaataacaaattctTCCTATCTTTCCTGCATATTTATTTAGGCTGTTACACctgtttttgaaatttaaaacaaacgAAGTCATAACAAACTTGAGCTAATCTTCAGTAAAGACTAAGTCTTCAAGGCTTGGAATCTGGAATGCCAACAACTGAACAAAGAAGTATTGCCCTCTTTAAGCCTCACAAGTTGACTAGGTAACTCAACCTCTGCGAGCTAAATAAGAAACTCCACCCTCAACATCTTCTATGTAGCATAACAAGATCAATTTAGACCACAATCTGACAGTTACATATATCAAAAGGTATTATCTTGAGCAATCCATTCTCCCATTAGCATGTCTATGACATCCCTAAAGGAGACAACATCTTCCTTATACCCTACTTCAGGGTTGGATTTCGCTTGCCCATGTCAACTCTCATAACCCATTTTTATTACTTCTCAGGCATTCATCTATCTAGGTTTCACCTTAATTTCATTCAACTATTAATGTTTGTAGCATTTCTAAACTCTATGGTACCTAAGTTTTGGAGAGATTTGTTTCTTCATTAAATGAAATTGCATAAGAATTGAAATTAGTATCCTTAAACTCTGATATCTAACCTTCTTGATTCTAGTAAGTGATGGGAAAAGAATAGTTGTTTGTTGATATCTAGTTAATGAGAAGGCTTAGACCAAGGCAAGAAGCAATTTAGGTTTACTTTGTAGCTTGTATAGCCAAGGTAGTTAGTTGTCCCTCATTTTGCTTTTACTTTACTCTCATTctttatgtattatttttacaatgttGTTTGGTGTAGATACTCTTAGACTCTTTGTTTGTTGGTTCCCATTAGATTGTTTCAACCATGTgatcaaaactattttccatgggactaagaattttctttttatttgcaaGACCACTTGCTTTCCTAGGGCTATCCAGTCCTACCATTGGGAGCCTATTCTAGTTCTTGGCTTACCCTTGGGAATGCCATTGGAAAGTTTGTTTGGGTTGAGGTAGCTTCCACCTATTACCTATTCATTCAATAAGTTTCAAGATAAATAGGAAAGGGGAAAGCCTACACATGAGATGACCAATTCCCAAATCCttaatcatttgaaattttctaaaatttgtaggacatttttttgtttaattgtttctatatatctttcttatttttcatagagaagtaaatatcaaacaattcGTTTGATAGGGTACTCAATATTGCATAGTGAAATTGTTTGTTCTCTATTCACAATTAGTATAATTACCAAAGGTTTCATCAAGTTTTGATTAGTTAAAATGTCAAAATATATGTCCTAGTTAACCACATGAACAACTAAGAACGTGCATTCTTGCCATTTCTTAAAATGAGACCCATTAAATAGGTTTATCTTAGATGTGTTAGGCATGACTAGAGCTAGGAAAGCATCTATAGTCTCAAATCTACTCTaagattgttaaaaaaaaaaaaagttgttgaaAAGTATCATTGAACTTGCAGGGCCATCCTACTAAATAGGTAGATAGGAATAAAGATGCAAGAAACCAAAATTTGAAGAAAGGAATAATTTATCAAGGTTAATTGGGTGAGGCCTGTAATCATGGAGCATTGAGTTGTTTTCCACAAAATTTCAATTGCCGCATCAAATTTAACATTACTATTTAACACATTATCTTAATTTCttatgcatttatttatttgccagtaagatgtataaaaaaatgaccataaaaaattaactatgaagattaattttcaaacattataAACTTATTAATGTTTTAGTAAATCATATTCAAAGaaaatcaaccaattaattgtctAAAACATTATAATTGAAAGTATCTTCAAGATCATTTTTAGTGCTTTTGATTTACTAAATTAGAAGGCTATGTTTTTAGAtcatcaatttgaaaattttggttaaaCT contains these protein-coding regions:
- the LOC104877348 gene encoding receptor-like protein EIX1, with translation MERKSIGDVVVLWLWFLSLATINIQFSLSDGTSDVICSARERRALQRIKQGLVDQGNYLSSWTREACCSWKGIGCDNITRHVVKINLSREPMEGAFLGGDISTSLLDLNHLQYLDLSWNSFEGLQIPEFLGSLTGLRYLNLSNAGLTGDVPRQLGKQSSLQNLTSLVAEDLSNNALEGESPRSLGEHCNLQRLDLSSNKLVKGLEFLDLGADEVSGHFLKCLSVLSDGNSSSSGPTSVSVRGLSSLSYLDMSGNSQKGIVSGKYFANLTRLKYLHASSNSFTLQVGSDWNPPFQLEILKMGYWQLGPLFPASANAKGSDGSRHIQSMSTVVLFPF
- the LOC132255292 gene encoding putative receptor like protein 25, which translates into the protein MTRLQGLMFLNLSVNHLEGQLPMEIGAMTSLESLDLSRNKLSGVIPQSLAGISFLSHLNVSYNNFSGRIPSGTQIQGFNASCFIGNLELCGPPLRETCIGDDLPEVPIPGPADEEDDDD